The Thermodesulfovibrionales bacterium genomic interval TGGAGAATACCGCCGTGTAGAAACATGGAGGAAAAGACTGTCGCAAAAGGCGAGATCGGTTGGTCTGTCTCGTGCGTCATGAGATTGTAGGGAATGGCACCGTAGGAAAGGGCGAACTGCTGTTCTCCAAGGGGTGAGAAGATCTCCCAGAGATAGAGAAAGATATTCAGGGCTATCAGTCCTATGGTGACAAAGGGGACAACCGTCGTCGGATTTTCGTCCTTGAAGGGGATCAATCCGGTTCACCATTGAGCGCGAAGGAGAAGAAAGTTTCTTCCATCCCCTGCGCGGCATGAACAGAATCCATAGAAGTGATTATATCACGCCGGAATCCTATCCGTTCAGAAGCCGTAGGGTGACCCTATTTCGGTTCCTGCCGGCATTAGGGCTTCAACCCCCTCTGCCGGCCTCCATCTTCACTGAGCTGCTTCTATCTTCACCCGAACAAGAGGAACTTCTCCATTGACAGAGGGATAGGTCAGGGAATTGACCTTTGCGTGAGCAAAATGTATGGGAGCGAATACGGTCTCTTCGGGAACCTCCTCGGACACCATCGCCTTTAAGTAAATCTCTCCTCTCTTTGAAGTGACTCTGACGAAACTTTCATCTTCGATCCCGTATTTTCTCGCGTCCTTTGTATTTATCTGTAAATAAGCATCCCGCACGACGGAATCAAGATTTTTCGAGAGCACGGAAAGGGCGCCGGAATGTTGCATGACATTCGCTGTTACAAGAGAAAGCGGATACTCGGCGCTCTTCGGTTCTCCGACACGGTACGATGCCGGAGAGAAAGAGAGGCGTATTCCGCCGGCATTCGCCGATTCGATCGCCTTTTTGATCTCCGAACGTATCTCATTGAGATCGCTCACGCCGAGGTCACTACCCATTAATCTCCCGAGATTCCTGAATATCATCCAGTCGGGGATAGACTCTCCCGTCTCCGCCACGAGCTTCGGTATCCGCTGGACAGCTCCGGTTGCGGACATGAATGTCCCTTCCTTCTCCGCCCAGCTGCTCGCGGGGAATACCACATCCGCGAGTCGCGCGGTCTCTGTAAGGAATATATCCTGCACAATGAGCAATTCCAGGCCTTTGAGGGTTTTCTCGACAGTCGAGACATCAGGAAAACTCACAGCAGGGTTTTCGCCCATGATATACATCGCCTTAATGTCTCCCGGCTGATAGAACATCTCATGAGCGCTCTTCCCTTCGCGGAGAGGCCTCACTCCAACGGTCCACATGCCGAGAGTATTCGAGAACTCGGCGGGTATCTGGAGACTTTCAGGACTGTCCCCCATGAGAAGAACGAGATTCGCCGCAGCGAGGAAGGTGTTTATGCTCTTCGTGTTCTCTGCAGACCCTGACGTCAGGGCAATGAGTCTCCTCTGAGAACCGGCGTACGCACGCGCAATTTCCCTTATTTCATCTTCGGATAACCCTGTCGTTCTTGATATTTCCGACAAGGCGATGCCCTTCAAGGTCGTCTCGAGAGAACCGAAGTTTTCGACGGCCGAGACCTTTCCTTTGTCATAGAGCCCTTCTTCGAAGATGACTTTCATGATACCGTTGATGAACGATACCCCGGAGCCTGGGGCCAACCGCAGCCAGCGGCTGCTGTTTCTCACGAGCTTTGTCTCCTTCGAGTCTGCGACCACGAGCTGCGCGCCTGACTTCTTCGCGATGATGAAATTCAGTCCCCAGACAGGAAGAGCGGAGGTTATGTCCGATTCGACGACGAGAATGAAATCGGCCTTGGTCGGAGAATCCCAAGATATCGGCATGAAAGGTCTCCCAAAGGCCATTTCCATCGCCTTTTGCGCCTTGGAATATCCGAACCGTGCCGCAGAGTCTATGTTGTCAGTTCCGGCAGCTTTTCGCATGAACTGCTGGAACATGTAGCTGTCTTCGAGGGTACACCTCTGCGAGCCTATGGCGCCAAGAGCGGAGGGTCCGTATTTCCTGCGCACCTCACCGAGTCTCTGCGAAACAAAGGCAAATGCCTCTTCCCACGAGACCGCCACGAGATTCCCATCCTTCTTCAGCAAGGGGGTTTTCAGCCTGTTGTCCCCGTAAATATAATCGAAGCCGAACCTGCCCCTGCTGCAGAGATTGCCGTCGTTTATTCCGGCCCCCTCTTTCCCCCGCGCCCGGATTATCTTCCCCTCTCTGAGGCTGAGATTCGTCGTGCATCCGCACCCGCAGTAAGGGCAGATCATCTCATA includes:
- a CDS encoding molybdopterin-dependent oxidoreductase: MIELTINDKKVETPRGSTILEAARANNIFIPTLCFDRRLKPYGGCRLCVVEIEGQKGLSASCATQARDGMVVYTATPKVTNSRKAVLEFLLLHHPLDCGICDKAGECKLQDYAFRYGPSQSKFSAAKKHDEERIDAPIVERNPNRCILCGICVRVCQDHQGVGAINFIGRGFETKISPAFEETLDCEFCGQCVDACPVGALGSKPYRYRSRVWFMDEYEMICPYCGCGCTTNLSLREGKIIRARGKEGAGINDGNLCSRGRFGFDYIYGDNRLKTPLLKKDGNLVAVSWEEAFAFVSQRLGEVRRKYGPSALGAIGSQRCTLEDSYMFQQFMRKAAGTDNIDSAARFGYSKAQKAMEMAFGRPFMPISWDSPTKADFILVVESDITSALPVWGLNFIIAKKSGAQLVVADSKETKLVRNSSRWLRLAPGSGVSFINGIMKVIFEEGLYDKGKVSAVENFGSLETTLKGIALSEISRTTGLSEDEIREIARAYAGSQRRLIALTSGSAENTKSINTFLAAANLVLLMGDSPESLQIPAEFSNTLGMWTVGVRPLREGKSAHEMFYQPGDIKAMYIMGENPAVSFPDVSTVEKTLKGLELLIVQDIFLTETARLADVVFPASSWAEKEGTFMSATGAVQRIPKLVAETGESIPDWMIFRNLGRLMGSDLGVSDLNEIRSEIKKAIESANAGGIRLSFSPASYRVGEPKSAEYPLSLVTANVMQHSGALSVLSKNLDSVVRDAYLQINTKDARKYGIEDESFVRVTSKRGEIYLKAMVSEEVPEETVFAPIHFAHAKVNSLTYPSVNGEVPLVRVKIEAAQ